The DNA window AGCTCTCGGCGGAGGCGGGCTTCGAGCTGCTCGAACCCGACCCACAGGTGGTCTACCGGCCGGAGGACTTCCTGGACGGCGTGCACCCGAGCGATTCCGGGCGCGCGCGATTCACCGCCGCGCTGATCGAGTCACTAGGCGATCGGCTCGAACGCGATCAGGGCGTCGAAGGAAGCGCCGGAGCCGAGCCCGTGCGTCGGTAGCACGGACGAGAAGCTCCCCACCCGGTCGTGCAGCGCCAGATAGTTCAGCACGATCGCCTCGGCCAGAAGCGCGACGTTGTTCGCGACCGCGGTCGACGCGGTCTCGACCGACGCCGAGGGCCGGAAGTAGCCGATCTGGTGCGCGCCCGGGCGCGCGAGCGCGGGGCGCCCGGTCGGGCTGTAGACCAGCACCAGGCTCGCGGCGGTGTCGGAGTTGTCGCCCTTCCAGATACCCTTGCCGCGCCCGTCGGCGGAGTTGTCGAGAACGCCGTCGCTGGAGAGAGACCCGTCGGAGAGCACGTAGAGCATGAGCGGCGCCGCTCGGCGCGCGGCGAACTCGAGCGCCGCGCCCATCATCTGGCCGGCAAGGAAGTCGCGGACCTCGCCGGTGGCGCGCGTGCTGTCGTGGTAGTCGTAGCCGCCCTGCTCGATGGTGCCCGCGCCCGCGTAGCCCTCGACCACGAGCTTCATCACCGCCGCGGTCTTCGCGAAGCGGCTCTGGTTCAGCTCGGCCGCCGTGAAGATCGGGTTCGCGCCGGTGGCGATGTCGGCGTCCGCGAGCGGGTTCACCAGGTCCGGGTTTCCGTAGCGCGAGATCAGGTCGGTGGTCTGGGTGTAGTTGCACAGGATGCGCGACTCGAGCGCGGGGTCTTCGCTCTCGTGCGCGAGCTTGATCGCGCTGATCTCCTCGGCGGCGCGCGCCACCTGCCCGGCTTGGGTCTGGTTCAGCAGCGAGACCAGATTTCCGGTGTCGATCAGGCCCGTCGCGTCGCGCGCCGAGTCGACCTTGGTCGGTCGCACGGTCGGGTCGATCATCGACATCGGCGCTTCCGAGTTCCCACCCGAGACGGAGCTCACCGAGCCGATCAGCGTCACGAGCTCGCCGTCGGCACCGGCGCGGTTGATGCCATACATGGGGTTGTGCGGGTTGTTGTCGGTGTCGTTGTCCGAGCGCGCGCAGAAGATCGAGCCGTTCACGTTCGCGCGCGTGGCGGCCGAGGTCTTCGACACGATCCCGCGCAGGAACGCGCTGTCGGAGTGGAAGGCGATGCCGAGCTCGGTGTTCACCTGGCCGGGATTTCCCGGCGTCAGGTCCGACGGCAGGCCGAGCTTCGCGTAGCCCTCGGCGGTGAGCAGGTCGAGCTGCCCGCCCGGACCGCCGACCAGCACGTTCGAGCCGGCGATGCTCGCGCCGCCCGCGAGATCGAGACACAGGAACGGAGTCAGCCCCGCGCCGGCGCGAAGCGTGCAGCCCGCGGTCTGCGCGCGCGCGGTCGACGCGCGCAGCAGCGACAGGAACGTCGGCGCCATGACCAGTCCCGCACCCGAGATCAGCCCGCGGGCCAGGAAGTCGCGGCGCGTGAGCGGACGCCGATGGCCTTCGAGCCGCAGCGGCGCGTCCGCGGGATGGGTGCTCCTTCGTCTCATCTCACTCACCTCTTACGCGCTAGTGCAGCTGCACCGCGGCGCTCGACAGCACCGCCGCGCAGACGCCCTTCGCGACGTTTCGGGTATGGCTGGCCGGGCACGACGCAGCCGTGCAACCGGCGACGAGCTGGTCGATCAGCGTGCCGAGCAGCGGCTGCGCCTCGGCGGCGGTCGGCTGGTTGGCGAGCGACGTCCCGAGCATTCGCGTCGTGATCGGATCGATCACCTGGTCGCGCTGCGTTGCTGTCGAGAAGGCGCTCGTGGCGGGGAGCGTCCAGTCGAAGCCCGCGCCGAAGAAATTGCTGCGCAGGCTGGCGTTCTCGATCAGCGCGTCGCAGTAGTCGAGCGCGAGCCTCGAGATTCCGACCTGGTGCGCCGAGACGAACGCCTCGACGTCGCTGTCGCTCGGCAGCGCCTGCTGGAGCTCGAGGTAAGTCGCGCGCACGGTCGCGCTGGTCGGCGACACACCCGTGAGCTCGGCCATCGAGTCGTTGATCTGCGCGAAGTCGCGGATGCCGATTCCGGCCGACGGCTCGACCACGCCCGGCGCGGGCGGCGGCGAGCCGGGCAGTGAATCGCCCCGGCTTTCCCGGAGGCTCCATTCCTTGAGAGGATGGAGCGATGGGAAGGAAGAGCAA is part of the Deltaproteobacteria bacterium genome and encodes:
- a CDS encoding general secretion pathway protein GspF produces the protein MSEMRRRSTHPADAPLRLEGHRRPLTRRDFLARGLISGAGLVMAPTFLSLLRASTARAQTAGCTLRAGAGLTPFLCLDLAGGASIAGSNVLVGGPGGQLDLLTAEGYAKLGLPSDLTPGNPGQVNTELGIAFHSDSAFLRGIVSKTSAATRANVNGSIFCARSDNDTDNNPHNPMYGINRAGADGELVTLIGSVSSVSGGNSEAPMSMIDPTVRPTKVDSARDATGLIDTGNLVSLLNQTQAGQVARAAEEISAIKLAHESEDPALESRILCNYTQTTDLISRYGNPDLVNPLADADIATGANPIFTAAELNQSRFAKTAAVMKLVVEGYAGAGTIEQGGYDYHDSTRATGEVRDFLAGQMMGAALEFAARRAAPLMLYVLSDGSLSSDGVLDNSADGRGKGIWKGDNSDTAASLVLVYSPTGRPALARPGAHQIGYFRPSASVETASTAVANNVALLAEAIVLNYLALHDRVGSFSSVLPTHGLGSGASFDALIAFEPIA